The following coding sequences lie in one Fusobacterium sp. DD2 genomic window:
- the dcm gene encoding DNA (cytosine-5-)-methyltransferase, whose protein sequence is MKILELFGGIGAPRRALINLKIPHKSIDYVEIDEKAVRTYNAMFAKYDLKKPQNVIGWNLCPDILIHGSPCQDFSIAGKQKGADEGTNTRSSLMWETIKIIKNMGVWKPKIVIWENVKNVLSKHMKHNFNKYLNEMEKLGYKSNYSVLNAKNFGIPQNRERVFVISLLGNKKFDFSKLKKKQMKHIKYFLEDTELSKYIVTQPSMLKKINCNKSLSVPIIKDYCYTITTKQMRSPNAGVLQLPNGKYRYLTERECWRLMGFTDEDFEKAAKEQKLNRKYMNGSLYKQAGNSICVPVLEAIFKALFQIK, encoded by the coding sequence ATGAAAATATTAGAATTATTTGGTGGGATTGGAGCCCCACGAAGAGCCCTAATTAATCTAAAAATTCCACATAAAAGTATAGATTATGTTGAAATTGATGAAAAAGCAGTAAGAACATATAATGCTATGTTTGCTAAGTATGATTTAAAAAAACCACAAAACGTTATAGGTTGGAATTTGTGCCCTGATATCTTGATTCATGGTAGTCCATGTCAAGATTTTAGTATTGCTGGTAAACAAAAAGGTGCAGATGAAGGGACCAATACGAGAAGTAGTTTAATGTGGGAAACAATTAAAATAATTAAAAATATGGGAGTTTGGAAGCCTAAAATTGTTATTTGGGAAAATGTTAAAAATGTACTTTCTAAGCATATGAAACATAACTTCAATAAATATTTAAATGAAATGGAAAAATTAGGATATAAAAGTAATTACTCTGTTTTAAATGCTAAAAATTTTGGGATTCCACAAAATCGAGAACGGGTTTTTGTTATAAGTCTTTTAGGAAATAAAAAATTTGATTTTTCCAAACTTAAAAAAAAGCAAATGAAGCACATAAAGTATTTTTTAGAAGATACAGAATTATCAAAATACATAGTAACTCAACCATCCATGTTAAAAAAAATAAATTGTAATAAATCTTTGTCTGTACCAATAATTAAAGATTACTGTTATACAATAACAACAAAGCAAATGCGAAGCCCAAATGCAGGAGTATTACAACTTCCTAATGGAAAATATAGGTATCTAACTGAAAGAGAATGTTGGCGATTAATGGGATTCACAGATGAAGATTTTGAAAAAGCAGCCAAAGAACAAAAACTGAATAGAAAATATATGAATGGATCACTCTATAAACAAGCTGGGAATAGTATTTGTGTTCCAGTTTTAGAGGCAATATTTAAAGCTTTATTTCAAATTAAATAA